In one window of Drosophila innubila isolate TH190305 chromosome 2L unlocalized genomic scaffold, UK_Dinn_1.0 4_B_2L, whole genome shotgun sequence DNA:
- the LOC117794488 gene encoding translocation protein SEC62 isoform X2: MSEKKRARRRKDEYSEPGQQKVEKPSKDEKNVAKWLKKNVKTKKTKFLSHIVEYFTSSKAIDALMKSKFAEGDNPLFSTREQAVEFLDIMLEHKFFHRAKKVPVTLDELRGKSEKKTESSKTQDKEKDKTETTGGKSSTKTSSSSEKKDTDPEGDGNGVQSVVADKKEKKKRKIRLDMHPEQIFVDGSEAYVWIYDPIPIHYWIIGFLLLLGAVGICMYPLWPPLLRKGVYYLSITAAGFLVFILALTVVRLIIFTIVWALTAGKLHFWIFPNLTEDVGFFASFWPLYESNYVSDASASSSSKSDKKSKSKSKKKDKDSDAEEDTAVDADGDGDGDGDGDVDGDTLPLEPEKIEQIKEHDADMEVRKRRKVGADDYEEDDDDDGDATGDDGRETSSSHKDSTAAEAKDTKAGTPRNSESDSESSSKDYEIISSSEVQNVAGN; the protein is encoded by the exons ATGTCGGAAAAGAAACGAGCACGTCGCCGTAAAGAT GAATATTCCGAGCCTGGACAGCAAAAGGTGGAAAAGCCGTCGAAAGATGAAAAAAACGTGGCAAAATGGCTAAAAAAGAATGTCAAGAcaaagaaaactaaatttctaAGTCACATTGTTGAATATTTCACCTCGAGCAAAGCCATCGATGCATTGATGAAGTCGAAATTCGCCGAGGGCGATAATCCATTGTTTAGCACACGTGAACAGGCTGTGGAGTTTTTGGACATAATGTTGGAGCATAAGTTTTTCCATCGGGCCAAAAAGGTGCCCGTCACGCTGGACGAGCTGCGTGGCAAGTCCGAAAAGAAAACCGAATCAAGCAAAACACAGGATAAGGAGAAGGATAAAACAGAAACAACTGGGGGAAAATCCAGTACAAAGACTTCATCATCGTCGGAGAAAAAAGATACGGACCCGGAAGGTGATGGTAATGGTGTGCAATCCGTAGTAGCCGATAAGAAGGAGAAAAAGAAACGCAAAATCCGGCTTGATATGCATCCGGAACAAATTTTTGTCGACGGTTCCGAGGCATATGTGTGGATCTATGATCCAATACCAATACACTATTGGATCATTGGTTTCCTATTACTTCTTGGCGCCGTTGGCATTTGCATGTATCCGTTGTGGCCACCACTACTGCGAAAGGGCGTCTACTATTTATCCATAACCGCAGCTGGTTTCCTGGTCTTCATTCTGGCCCTGACTGTGGTgcgtttaattatatttacgaTTGTGTGGGCTCTAACCGCCGGCAAGTTGCATTTCTGGATCTTTCCGAATCTGACCGAAGATGTTGGCTTTTTTGCCTCCTTCTGGCCGCTGTATGAG AGCAATTATGTCAGTGATGCATCCGCATCCTCATCATCTAAATCCGACAAGAAAtccaaatcgaaatcgaagAAAAAGGACAAAGATAGCGATGCTGAGGAAGATACGGCGGTTGATGCGGATGGCGATGGTGATGGAGACGGCGATGGAGATGTAGATGGCGATACATTGCCTTTAGAACCAGAAAAAATTGAGCAAATCAAAGAGCATGACGCCGACATGGAGGTGCGCAAACGTCGCAAAGTTGGCGCCGATGACTACGAggaggatgacgatgacgatggcgaTGCGACTGGTGATGATGGGCGGGAGACTTCATCATCACATAAGGATTCAACGGCGGCAGAAGCCAAGGATACCAAAGCTGG CACACCCCGGAATTCGGAATCGGACTCGGAGAGCTCTAGCAAAGATTATGAGATAATTAGTTCAAGTGAAGTGCAAAACGTGGCTGGCAACTGa
- the LOC117794488 gene encoding translocation protein SEC62 isoform X1, which produces MSEEERFSDREQRECEEEEDQEIFDDGLEYSEPGQQKVEKPSKDEKNVAKWLKKNVKTKKTKFLSHIVEYFTSSKAIDALMKSKFAEGDNPLFSTREQAVEFLDIMLEHKFFHRAKKVPVTLDELRGKSEKKTESSKTQDKEKDKTETTGGKSSTKTSSSSEKKDTDPEGDGNGVQSVVADKKEKKKRKIRLDMHPEQIFVDGSEAYVWIYDPIPIHYWIIGFLLLLGAVGICMYPLWPPLLRKGVYYLSITAAGFLVFILALTVVRLIIFTIVWALTAGKLHFWIFPNLTEDVGFFASFWPLYESNYVSDASASSSSKSDKKSKSKSKKKDKDSDAEEDTAVDADGDGDGDGDGDVDGDTLPLEPEKIEQIKEHDADMEVRKRRKVGADDYEEDDDDDGDATGDDGRETSSSHKDSTAAEAKDTKAGTPRNSESDSESSSKDYEIISSSEVQNVAGN; this is translated from the exons atgagcGAGGAAGAGCGATTCTCGGACAGGGAACAACGGGAGtgcgaagaagaagaggatCAGGAAATCTTCGACGATGGCttg GAATATTCCGAGCCTGGACAGCAAAAGGTGGAAAAGCCGTCGAAAGATGAAAAAAACGTGGCAAAATGGCTAAAAAAGAATGTCAAGAcaaagaaaactaaatttctaAGTCACATTGTTGAATATTTCACCTCGAGCAAAGCCATCGATGCATTGATGAAGTCGAAATTCGCCGAGGGCGATAATCCATTGTTTAGCACACGTGAACAGGCTGTGGAGTTTTTGGACATAATGTTGGAGCATAAGTTTTTCCATCGGGCCAAAAAGGTGCCCGTCACGCTGGACGAGCTGCGTGGCAAGTCCGAAAAGAAAACCGAATCAAGCAAAACACAGGATAAGGAGAAGGATAAAACAGAAACAACTGGGGGAAAATCCAGTACAAAGACTTCATCATCGTCGGAGAAAAAAGATACGGACCCGGAAGGTGATGGTAATGGTGTGCAATCCGTAGTAGCCGATAAGAAGGAGAAAAAGAAACGCAAAATCCGGCTTGATATGCATCCGGAACAAATTTTTGTCGACGGTTCCGAGGCATATGTGTGGATCTATGATCCAATACCAATACACTATTGGATCATTGGTTTCCTATTACTTCTTGGCGCCGTTGGCATTTGCATGTATCCGTTGTGGCCACCACTACTGCGAAAGGGCGTCTACTATTTATCCATAACCGCAGCTGGTTTCCTGGTCTTCATTCTGGCCCTGACTGTGGTgcgtttaattatatttacgaTTGTGTGGGCTCTAACCGCCGGCAAGTTGCATTTCTGGATCTTTCCGAATCTGACCGAAGATGTTGGCTTTTTTGCCTCCTTCTGGCCGCTGTATGAG AGCAATTATGTCAGTGATGCATCCGCATCCTCATCATCTAAATCCGACAAGAAAtccaaatcgaaatcgaagAAAAAGGACAAAGATAGCGATGCTGAGGAAGATACGGCGGTTGATGCGGATGGCGATGGTGATGGAGACGGCGATGGAGATGTAGATGGCGATACATTGCCTTTAGAACCAGAAAAAATTGAGCAAATCAAAGAGCATGACGCCGACATGGAGGTGCGCAAACGTCGCAAAGTTGGCGCCGATGACTACGAggaggatgacgatgacgatggcgaTGCGACTGGTGATGATGGGCGGGAGACTTCATCATCACATAAGGATTCAACGGCGGCAGAAGCCAAGGATACCAAAGCTGG CACACCCCGGAATTCGGAATCGGACTCGGAGAGCTCTAGCAAAGATTATGAGATAATTAGTTCAAGTGAAGTGCAAAACGTGGCTGGCAACTGa
- the LOC117794487 gene encoding uncharacterized protein LOC117794487 — MFRFYELYSLYLKKMSNYGSSSTTWCLCEKLPRSILHIAPTPSREHWCEVCGRRRRPRACFSSSSDEEERAAERRQVMLAEQRRQAEEKERQGLVRVKVAMATKKPRPKSQPHHKSNCFKCGGQQKPPMNLMQSQQQIKLRCNNRLHMGRFGHCRKPQRVQCKRRDGDFEVESQEQLDIEPHPTAPPPPPSPPKSPPPPTTPGCGESLWEQRHKDMPNLVAFAHEVFNRPLHLRKRQPNSYDNLFVSDFIPLEKPITDAAGGAISKRRRLFGRPLRPHYSRPLPPLSQVLSQILAKQKVRAKGGGLPAKEELNKTASQFPPFDCYEGPSEDALVVESARHMLRQPKALHIMQRRDLPTTRLPSFESEPSSDCSSSSPFDMPTAPPAERPRQSYTVGAPLRLHEMMKAVAQSGLSDSSASSSSTGSSSHKSASSTLPVLQQSVRSRGGEEPPYEEKPAEPAVEPLTIMEKILWLMEQKPTVDVDPTEHKLESNQIKDNHTESVKALLQFMERLHIDGGDKDDTHSGLLKNDIEDELKTSVDTPLTELQLSNDMSNEMPLNSSNKSEGDAKYVNGFSNGGTLSEMTDSGGITNSKRNSSTSMWSIISGFFTSKRSKDSSLTNSSLEEMKPLKVTKNLQYGSINQHRTKEELYSCRENV; from the exons ATGTTTCGATTCTACGAACTCTACTCGCTGTATCTGAAGAAAATGTCCAATTACGGATCATCGTCGACCACTTGGTGTCTCTGCGAGAAGCTGCCACGATCGATTCTCCACATTGCACCGACTCCGAGTCGGGAGCATTGGTGCGAGGTCTGCGGCCGGCGACGTCGTCCACGTGCCTGCTTCAGTTCTTCCAGCGATGAGGAGGAGCGGGCTGCAGAGCGACGACAAGTGATGCTGGCAGAGCAACGACGTCAGGCGGAGGAGAAGGAGCGTCAGGGCTTGGTGCGCGTCAAGGTGGCCATGGCAACCAAGAAGCCAAGGCCAAAGTCACAGCCACATCACAAGAGCAACTGCTTCAAGTGTGGCGGACAGCAGAAGCCACCAATGAACTTGATGCAATCGCAGCAGCAGATTAAGCTCAGGTGCAACAATAGATTACACATGGGTCGCTTTGGACATTGTCGCAAACCGCAACGTGTGCAGTGCAAGCGTCGGGATGGAGACTTCGAAGTGGAGTCCCAGGAGCAGCTGGATATTGAACCACATCCAACTgcaccaccgccgccaccaTCTCCACCAAAATCCCCGCCGCCGCCGACGACGCCAGGTTGCGGTGAATCTCTCTGGGAGCAGCGCCATAAGGATATGCCCAATCTGGTGGCCTTTGCCCACGAAGTATTCAATCGTCCGCTGCATCTGCGCAAGCGTCAGCCCAATTCCTATGACAATCTCTTTGTCAGTGACTTTATACCGCTGGAAAAGCCCATCACAGATGCTGCCGGCGGCGCCATCTCGAAGCGTCGCCGTTTATTTGGTCGCCCACTGCGTCCCCACTACAGTCGCCCCCTGCCGCCGCTGTCCCAAGTGCTCTCCCAAATTCTGGCCAAGCAAAAGGTGCGCGCCAAGGGCGGCGGTTTGCCAGCCAAGGAGGAGCTTAACAAAACCGCCAGTCAATTCCCGCCCTTTGACTGCTACGAGGGACCCTCGGAGGATGCACTCGTTGTGGAGAGTGCCCGACATATGCTGCGACAGCCGAAGGCTCTGCACATTATGCAGCGTCGCGATTTGCCAACCACTCGGCTTCCCAGCTTTGAGTCGGAACCAAGCAGCGACTGCTCCTCTTCGTCGCCATTTGATATGCCCACGGCGCCGCCCGCAGAGCGTCCACGCCAGAGCTACACTGTGGGAGCCCCATTGCGTTTGCACGAGATGATGAAGGCGGTGGCTCAGTCGGGTCTCTCCGACAGCAGCGCCTCCAGCAGCAGCacgggcagcagcagccacaagaGCGCCAGCTCCACGTTGCCCGTGCTGCAGCAATCGGTGCGCAGTCGTGGAGGTGAGGAGCCACCGTATGAAGAGAAGCCAGCCGAGCCAGCTGTGGAACCACTGACCATAATGGAAAAAATCCTCTGGTTAATGGAGCAAAAGCCAACAGTTGATGTCGATCCCACCGAGCACAAACTGGAATCGAATCAAATTAAGGACAATCACACGGAATCCGTTAAAGCTCTCTTGCAATTCATGGAAAGACTTCACATTGATGGCGGCGATAAGGATGATACCCACTCAGGTTTACTCAAAAACGACATCGAAGATGAGTTAAAGACAAGTGTAGACACTCCTCTGACAGAGTTACAACTTTCCAATGACATGTCAAACGAAATGCCTTTAAATTCTTCAAATAAATCAGAAGGCGATGCCAAGTATGTCAATGGTTTCTCCAACGGTGGAACACTATCAGAGATGACAGACAGCGGGGGTATCACAAATTCTAAACGAAATTCCAGTACATCGATGTGGTCCATTATCAGTGGATTTTTCACATCCAAACGCTCCAAAGACAGTTCTTTAACTAATAGTTCACTTGAAGAAATGAAACCACTGAAAGTTACGAAAAATCTGCAGTACGGTTCCATAAATCAGCACCGTACAAAAGAGGAGCTTTACAGCTGTCGGG AAAATGTGTGA
- the LOC117781340 gene encoding ficolin-1-like, which yields MQSLRMELEGRKKIGADKESDKWILSSQSPNCTETKFSGIFNLTLPMFSSQPFQVACDAETMGGGWTILLNRKDGSVDFYRNWTEYKNGFGDLNGEFFLGLDKIHAITAERRQELLILLEDFEGIENYETYDEFGIGNEDQQYVLHTLGEANGNAGDDLQFSKGEKFTTFNRDNDPDSWANCAETFLGAWWYPTGCGQSQLTGRYMDKSAGKGIYWLQLHGYKYHLKRAVMMIRPKK from the exons ATGCAATCTCTCAGAATGGAGCTGGAAGGACGAAAGAAAATAGGAGCTGATAAGGAATCCGATAAATGGATCTTAAGCTCTCAATCACCCAATTGTACTGAGACCAAGTTCAGTGGAATCTTCAACTTAACTCTCCCCATGTTTAGTAGTCAACCTTTTCAAGTTGCCTGTGATGCCGAAACTATGGGAGGGGGGTGGACGATACTTTTGAATCGGAAGGATGGAAGCGTAGACTTCTATCGCAACTGGACTGAATACAAAAACGGATTCGGAGATCTGAATGGTGAGTTCTTTTTGGGACTCGACAAAATCCATGCAATCACGGCGGAGAGGAGACAAGAGTTGCTTATACTTCTTGAGGACTTCGAGGGAATTGAGAATTATGAGACATATGACGAATTTGGAATCGGGAACGAGGATCAACAATATGTCTTACACACTCTGGGCGAAGCCAATGGAAATGCCGGGGATGACTTACAATTTTCTAAAGGCGAGAAATTTACCACATTTAATCGGGACAATGATCCTGACTCATGGGCAAACTGCGCCGAAACATTCCTTGGTGCTTGGTGGTACCCTACTGGCTGTGGTCAAAG TCAGTTGACGGGCAGATATATGGACAAAAGCGCTGGAAAAGGCATCTATTGGCTCCAGTTACATGGTTACAAATACCACCTTAAACGAGCGGTAATGATGATTCGACCAAAGAAGTGA